Genomic DNA from Mycolicibacterium helvum:
GGGCCGGCCTACAGATCCTGGCCGACCATCCGCGCCTCTACCTGAATTCGGGCAGCACGCCGGGTACCGCCTGGCTGCGGCTACGCGGACCCATCCCGGCGGACCGCCTCGATCCCGCCAACCCGGCAACGGTGTGGACCGCAAAGGACGACTCGGTGTCCTTGCCGAAGTGGCTCGGCATACCCGGTGTCCGCCACACCATCGGCCTGGCCCGGTGGTGGCATTTCACCTTCGACTGCCTGTGGCTGCTCAACGGAATTGTGTTCTATGTGCTGCTGTTCGGCACCGGCCAGTGGCGCCGGATCGTGCCCGAGTCGTGGGAGGTCATTCCCAACGCCGCCTCGACGGCCGTGCAGTACCTGTCGCTGGACTTCCCCGTCAACGACGGGTTCGTCGCCTACAACGGACTGCAGCTGATCGCCTACTTCCTCACCGTGTTTGTCTTCGCGCCGCTGGCGTTCGTCACCGGGCTCCTCCAGGCACCGGCGATCGCCGCCCGATTCGGTCTCGGGCACGGGCCGGCGAACCGCCAAGTTGCGCGGTCTGTGCATTTCATCGTGCTGCTCTGGATGGTCTTTTTCATCCTGGTGCACACCGTCATGGTGTTCGCCACCGGTCTGATCGGAAACCTCAACCACATCGTTTTCGGAACCAACACCAACTCGTACTGGGCGTTGGTCGTCTATCTCATCGCGATGGCGGTCATCGCCGCGCTCTGGCTGTGGGCGTCGCCGTTCACGTTGCGCCATCCACGGGTCGTCCAGAAGGTCGGCCGATATGCCATCGGCTGGCTCAAAGGCTTCATGGAGTGGTTTCATCCGCACGCCAACTACAGCGAGAAGGACATCTCCCCCTATTTCTGGCCCAATGGCACCCCGCCGGCATCGCAGGAATACCAGAATCTGCGGGCAGGTGGCTGGCGCGATTACCGCCTCCAGGTCGGCGGGTTGGTCGAGAACCCGCGGGAATTCAGCTATGCCGACCTGCTGGCTATGGCCAAGCATGAACAGATCACCCAGCACTACTGCATTCAGGGCTGGTCGGGCATCGCCAAATGGGGTGGTGTACGCGTGGCCGATCTCCTCGACATC
This window encodes:
- a CDS encoding molybdopterin-dependent oxidoreductase, yielding MDTDHQNPSNGSAERIRLGEWAGGIADEPAQIPSIRIGRRWISTLWLVPLGVAALVIGVAVAQHLRQFEWMQEFIDRYPGTVAPRGAIEPGIPAWLRWGHLFNIVFMMFIIRAGLQILADHPRLYLNSGSTPGTAWLRLRGPIPADRLDPANPATVWTAKDDSVSLPKWLGIPGVRHTIGLARWWHFTFDCLWLLNGIVFYVLLFGTGQWRRIVPESWEVIPNAASTAVQYLSLDFPVNDGFVAYNGLQLIAYFLTVFVFAPLAFVTGLLQAPAIAARFGLGHGPANRQVARSVHFIVLLWMVFFILVHTVMVFATGLIGNLNHIVFGTNTNSYWALVVYLIAMAVIAALWLWASPFTLRHPRVVQKVGRYAIGWLKGFMEWFHPHANYSEKDISPYFWPNGTPPASQEYQNLRAGGWRDYRLQVGGLVENPREFSYADLLAMAKHEQITQHYCIQGWSGIAKWGGVRVADLLDIVRPLPSARWVVFYSLADGSEPGGGRYYDCHKIEHMRHPMALLAYEMNGDPLSETHGAPLRLRNEVELGFKQVKWIGAIEFVDSFERIGKGQGGYNEDHEFFGYRMPI